The genome window AAAACAAACACATAAAAGATCTTAGCAAAAGTGGTATTCCACCATGGTTCTCGTATTTGTATTTTTAGGCTTTTTACGGCAGACCATTCGTTGTTTGCGTTCGATGCCTGAGCTTCAAAAGTATATTCACCAGCAGGAAGAAGGTTATAAGTGGCTATCTTATCTTTTGAAGAAGTGACTCTCCAAGTCGTTTCCTTTGGTAGCAACCTATAACGTAAGTTATGAGTATTGGCATTTCTAAAATGAAGAGAGATCAATTCAATACCTAATGAGTTTTGATCGTGATTTAGCTTAATTTTAGCCGTTTCATTCAACCTCTTTTTTAAAACTCCTTCTTCATCGTTAGCAGTAATATTCACTTTTGCGTTATGCACTCTTAAATCCCCAAACAATAACTGAGGTTGTTCAGAGTGATATTTAACAGCATATGGATCAAAATAACATAAGCCATTATTTCCACCAAAGACCATCCTATCATTTGAAAGTTTTGTGGAGGTAACTTCGAATGATGCCGGAACAATCCCTTCGTTAGTGGTGAAATTGATAATTTTCTTTGTGCGCGGATCTACTTGGTTAATGCCTCTATTTGTGGCTACCCAAAGACGATTTCCTTTATCAAATTCTATTGACATCACATCATTATCATCCAACCCATCCTTTTCTGTGATCTGATCAAAAGAAAATAAACCGTTTGATTCATTGATTTTAATCAATCCTTTCTCTAATACACCAATCCATAATTCATCATTCAAAGTACGACGAATACATGTAACGGAGTTTTCGTAGATGGAAATTTTATTATCCTTATCACGAATTTCTGTGACTTCGCCACCATCAGATAAGCTCTGATCATTTCTATATTTAAATCGAATCAGCCCTTTGCCATTAGTACAAATCCATAATACATCGTCTTTTGGGTCTGCATAAAGCATATTCACCAATAAATTGATATCATAACTGATATCTCCTAAATCTTCAACAAAATCTATATTTTTAATTTCCCCTTGGGTATCTAGTTGAATTCTATAAAGTCGGTCCAACCCTGCCAACCAAATATTTCCATGTCTATCGGTAGTAAATGCTCTTGCCCCTTCATCGATAATTTCCGGAATGTTTTTCACCTGCTTCCAATCAGAAGACAAGTTTTTCATTCGGAAAATCCCTTTTCTTCTACTTCCTCCCCAAATTGCTCCAAACTGATCTCTTGTAACTCTAGAAATTCTCTGATTATTGACTTTTGGATGTTCAAGATTAATGATCTGCTGTGTTCTTAAATCAACAACCTTATTTTCATTGGCATTTAAGGTGATGTAAACTTTATCAGGACCAAAAGGTAAAATATTAAGTACCTGTGACGATCGATTTTCACTATACTTCTCTTTTAAAGCCGAATATTTAAAAGTAGGTTGTTCATTAAAAAACTGAAAAAATCCCTGATTAAAGCTACCAATCCACCCACCCTTGTTTGTGAGAGCAATACTACTTAAACGCGTAAAATCATCCCTAAAGGTATGGAAAACAATACTTTGCCCGATATTTTTAACGTAAGATGGAGAAGGTATTAAAGCAACTTTATTATTATTTTTCATGAGCCAAAGCTCCCCCTCATCACTCAGCTTTAATTTAGAAAACTTCTGATTATCAAGAACTTTAGAGACAAATGAGATGGATTTACCCTCTTTATTATAGTTAAATACATATAGATCGAAATAACTAAGTGCATAGATCTGCTTGTTACCATCGAACGTCACATCAACACAATATTCTAATTGCCCACCTAATATATATATCTTCCGTCCTGTGAATGGATCAAATTGAATTAAGCCCCTGTTTGTTGCTAATAATATTTGGTCATCGACAAAATGAGAGATCTTAAATGTCTTATAATTTTTATTCTCAATTTTAAGAGGGTGTACCTTTTTTTCTAAAGCATAAGTGGTCTTATTAAACATCAATAAGTCACCAAGAATAGTATTACAAATGATGTAATTCTCTGTTTCCTCTATATCATTTATTGGAGTATTCTTTGTCTCTTCTAGTTCGTATAAACTTTCAAAACGATCTTCTTCGTATCTGTATAGTGTTATGCCTTTCTCTGTTCCAATAATGATGTTGTTCTTTGAGTCTTTGAACAGAGTTGTAATTCTATTACTCCCTAAGGCAGGAAAGTCCTCCTTAAAAAATGTTTTGAACTCATAACCATCATATAGATTAAGTCCTTTAAAAGTCCCTATCCACACAAAACCTTGATGATCTACCTCTAAAGACGTTACACCAAAGTGAGAAAGTCCTTCATTATAAGTAAGATGATTTGAGATATTTATACTTCTATCATTACCAAAAGCAGCAAGAGAAGTAATCATCATTATAACACAGGTAATTACAAATATGACGTATTTAATCATTGATTTCGACAGTGAAAAAATCATATTATATCTGAAGAATAAAGCAAACGCTCGTCTAGAATAAAAAATATATCAACCCTCTAAAACAGTAGAGTTTGACCCCAAATATGAATATAAAACATATTTCTCTTAAAAATAGGTTGAGGTACACATTCGGTAATTTTTAATCATAATTTGGATAAGAATAAGGAAGAAAAATTCGTGAGTTTAAAAGTACTTTGTAATTAAGGATTATTGTTATTATCAAATTTTAAGCTTTCTATAAATATGTATAGACTGACAATCGTCATGCTTGTCATTATTCACCTGATGGGTTGTAAACAGAACCATCAACAACAAATAACGAAGAGTGTGATACAAAAAGAACTACTTCCGTTTATATTACAATCAAGTACCCTCCCTCAGTACTGGCAACTCAACCATAAGTTAAGTGATGAGTTTAATAGCACTGCTATTGATACGGCCAAGTGGAACGTTCAAGGTATAAATAACTATAGTAATAATTGGAAAGGTAATGCCCCCTCACAGTTTAAACATAGTAATATATATCTAGATAGTGGAATTTTAGTGATTCAATCCGCTTGGGATCCCAACTATAAATTTTCTGAGGCGAAGTATAATGGCATCGCTTATGAAAATGTTACAACAGGCAAGATCTTAAGTAAGCATGATATCACTCATGGGTTTATTGAAATAAAGGCTAAAATCCCACCTTCTAAAATTTCTAATATCTTTGGTGTTAAAGGACAATTCAATGAGTTTCAAATCTTTGAACAATATGAAAGTAACTTCTCCTCACCACAACAATCCTTAACTTTAAATTCTATACAGTTAACTCAACAACCCATTTTTAATAAGGTAAATATCTTTAATTTACCTTTGGAAGTAGCACTTAGTAATGATTTCCATATTTATGGCTGTGAGTGGAATGCCCATGAAGTAAAGCTATATTTTGATGGGAAACTAATATATAAGACTCAGAAAGATCAACTGTTATGGTCTAAGCTCAATAATACATTAAAGTTATATGCAAGTTCGGAAACGAACCATAAAAAAGGATTACCAAATGAGACTGATTTACCCTCATACTATGAGATAGATTATATCAGAGTGTGGAATCCAACTTCATTTGCAAGCAAGTAGATTAGTAAAACGGAATATATATAAATAAAAAAAGGTCGTACCATTTGGTCGACCTTTTTTGCTTGTATCTAAAATGCTTTGTTAAAATGTAATTGTTTAAATAGATGTGTAATTTCTTTCGTTTGCTTTATTCTGTGTTCAATATAATTATACGCTATGAATTGAAGGGTGGTTTGGTAGAAAAAATATTATTAGTGGTAAAAAATAATTTTAGAATAACCGGAATATGAAACTTAATAACAGTTTAATGAAAAATGATCACTCAAAAACGGAGTATATATATGTGTAGTTCAATTAATAGTGATTATAACATACCCAAAAACGATTTTTTAATATCGATATTTTTTGCCCTTATCGATAATGCTTTGTTGAGATGATGATAGTTTAAAGATGTAAAGATTTTACAGCCTGATTCAGTTGAGTCAGGCTGTTTTTGTTTATTTCTTTCCGATGTCAAGCTAGATAATATATACCAGATACTAGTACAGTAAATATAATTAAAATACTATATATCAGATATTTAACATCATTATGTATTATATTAATGGAATGAAAACTCAAAATACATCATTATATCGTTCAAAAATTGAAGAGATTTTAGCATTTGGAATTCAATTCATCACCATTGTGTCTTTATTGATGGGTATCATTATTAATTTATAAAATTGCCCCTTATCTACCTTATGATTAAAGCATTTGAATAATTTCCTGCTCTAATAAAGGTCTAAAAACTAGAAACATCATTTTATGATGAATCAGTAAAACCAATAGCTCAGAATGACAGAATTAGAATTAATCATGGATCTTTTTAAGCATCTGGATCGTCAAGGTCCTGGAAGTAAGATATAAAAATATAAAAGGCCTACCCAACAGCTTGTTGAATAGGCCTTTATTATTTTTACAACTTATATAAGTTGTGGATTGTCTAGTTTGAAGTTAACAACTTAGATGAAGGCTTGAACTTCGTTAAGTTGATATCTTTAACAGCTCTTTCGTATTCCTCTAATGTAGGAGTTCTACCTAAGATAGTAGAAAGTACTACAACTGGAGTTGAAGATAATAACGACTCACCTTTCTTCTCTGATGAATCTTTTACAACTCTACCTTGGAATAAACGAGTTGAAGTAGCCATTACAGTATCACCTGGCTCAGCTTTCTCTTGGTTACCCATACATAAGTTACAACCAGGACGCTCTAAGTAAAGCATTTTTTCGTATTTCGTACGAGCAGCACCTTTTGGAGCATCATCGTCGAATTCGAAACCTGAGTACTTTTGTAATACTTCCCAATCACCTTCTGCTTTTAACTCATCCACAATGTTGTATGTTGGAGGAGCAACAACTAGAGGTGCTTTGAATTCTACTTTACCATGTAACTCTTCAATGTTTTTCAACATTTGAGCTAAGATCTTCATATCACCTTTGTGAACCATACAAGAACCAATGAAACCAAGGTCTACTTGTCTGTCGCCGCCATAGTAAGATAAAGGTCTAATTGTATCGTGAGTATAACGCTTCGATACATCTTCGTTGTAAACGTCTGGATCGGCAATCATTGGCTCAGCAATTTCATCAAGATCTACAACAACTTCAGCAAAGTATTTCGCATCTGAATCCGGAGTCAATGGAGGTTTATCACCTGACTTGATTTCAGCAATACGCTTATTCGCTTTGTTGATTAATCCTTGAAGAACCGCTTTTTCGTTGTCCATACCCTTCTCAATCATGATTTGGATTCTAGACTTAGCGATCTCTAATGATTCGATTAACGTTTCATCTTCTGAGATACAGATAGATGCTTTTGCTTTCATTTCAGCTGTCCAGTCAGTGAAAGTAAACGCTTGGTCAGCAGTTAAAGTACCAATATGTACCTCAATTACTCTACCTTGGAATACGTTGTCACCGCTAAATTGCTTCAACATTTGTTGTTGTGTTGCGTGTACAACATCACGGAAGTCCATGTAAGACTTCATGCTACCTTTGAAAGTAACTTTTACAGACTCAGGAATTGGCATTGAAGCTTCACCAGTTGCTAAAGCTAATGCTACTGTACCTGAATCGGCACCAAAGGCAACACCTTTTGACATTCTTGTATGCGAGTCACCACCAATGATGATATCCCAATCTGAAACAGTAATGTCGTTTAATACTTTATGAATTACGTCAGTCATTGAGTGATAAACACCTTTAGGGTCTCTCGCTGTAATTAAACCGAAGTCGTTCATAAACTTCATCAACTTAGGAATGTTAGCTTGTGCTTTCTTATCCCAAACTGATGCAGTGTGACAACCTGATTGGTAAGCACCATCTACGATTGGTGAGATTACCGTTGCTGCCATTGATTCTAACTCTTGAGAAGTCATTAAACCTGTAGTATCTTGAGAACCTACGATGTTCACTTCTACACGAACGTCAGAACCTGCATGAAGTACACGACCTTCTAAGTCTGTACCTACTGCATTTTTATTGAAGATCTTTTCTACTGCTGTTAAACCTTGACCTTCATGAGAGATCTCTTTTGAAGGAGCAAATACTACTGGTGCAGTTACACCTAAAGTTTTCGCAGCGAAAGATTGTAATTTCTTACCAAATACAACAGCATAAGAACCACCTGCTTTGATAAACTCAACTTTTTGAGGAGTTAAAGAAGCAGAGATATCGATTAACTCTTGGTCACCGTTGTATAATTTTTTCTCTTTTGTATTGATAGTTAAAACAGTACCTGTTTCAACAGAGTAAGCTTGTTCTAATACTGGCTCACCGTCAGCATCAACTACAACTTTACCGTTAGCATCTTTTTGCTTCACCCAGTTTTGAAGGTCAATACCAATACCACCTGTTACACCAACTGTCGTTAAGAAGATTGGTGAGATACCGTTAGTACCTGCAATAATTGGAGCGATGTTTACGAAAGGAACGTAAGGAGAACCAGGAACACCTGTCCAAAGTGCTACGTTGTTTACACCCGACATTCTCGATGAACCTACACCCATTGTACCTTTCTCAGCGATTAACATTACTCGCTTATCAGGATGTTGCTCTTTTAATGCAGAAAGAGCTGCTTGTTGTTCTTTATTGTGCTCGAAGATACACTGTCCATGTAATTCACGGTCTGATCTTGAGTGAGCGTCTGCACCTGGTGAAAGTAAATCTGTAGAGATATCACCTTCTCCTGCGATAAATGTTACAATTTTAATTTCTTCATCAACTTCAGGAAGTTTTGTGAAGAATTCAGCTTGAGCATAGCTTTCTAGGATATCTTTAGCAACAGCATTGTCTGCTTTGTACGCTGCTTCAAGACGCTCCATATCTGCGTCATAAAGGAACACTTGTGTCTTAAGTACTTTTGCTGCCGCATCAGCTATTGCTGCATCAGTACCTAAAGCTAAGTCTAAAAGTACTTCAATAGAAGGTCCACCTTTCATATGAGACAATTGCTCAAATGCAGATTCCGATGAAATTTCTTCTACTTTTGACTCACCTAAA of Flammeovirga agarivorans contains these proteins:
- a CDS encoding family 16 glycosylhydrolase codes for the protein MYRLTIVMLVIIHLMGCKQNHQQQITKSVIQKELLPFILQSSTLPQYWQLNHKLSDEFNSTAIDTAKWNVQGINNYSNNWKGNAPSQFKHSNIYLDSGILVIQSAWDPNYKFSEAKYNGIAYENVTTGKILSKHDITHGFIEIKAKIPPSKISNIFGVKGQFNEFQIFEQYESNFSSPQQSLTLNSIQLTQQPIFNKVNIFNLPLEVALSNDFHIYGCEWNAHEVKLYFDGKLIYKTQKDQLLWSKLNNTLKLYASSETNHKKGLPNETDLPSYYEIDYIRVWNPTSFASK
- a CDS encoding hybrid sensor histidine kinase/response regulator transcription factor, producing the protein MMITSLAAFGNDRSINISNHLTYNEGLSHFGVTSLEVDHQGFVWIGTFKGLNLYDGYEFKTFFKEDFPALGSNRITTLFKDSKNNIIIGTEKGITLYRYEEDRFESLYELEETKNTPINDIEETENYIICNTILGDLLMFNKTTYALEKKVHPLKIENKNYKTFKISHFVDDQILLATNRGLIQFDPFTGRKIYILGGQLEYCVDVTFDGNKQIYALSYFDLYVFNYNKEGKSISFVSKVLDNQKFSKLKLSDEGELWLMKNNNKVALIPSPSYVKNIGQSIVFHTFRDDFTRLSSIALTNKGGWIGSFNQGFFQFFNEQPTFKYSALKEKYSENRSSQVLNILPFGPDKVYITLNANENKVVDLRTQQIINLEHPKVNNQRISRVTRDQFGAIWGGSRRKGIFRMKNLSSDWKQVKNIPEIIDEGARAFTTDRHGNIWLAGLDRLYRIQLDTQGEIKNIDFVEDLGDISYDINLLVNMLYADPKDDVLWICTNGKGLIRFKYRNDQSLSDGGEVTEIRDKDNKISIYENSVTCIRRTLNDELWIGVLEKGLIKINESNGLFSFDQITEKDGLDDNDVMSIEFDKGNRLWVATNRGINQVDPRTKKIINFTTNEGIVPASFEVTSTKLSNDRMVFGGNNGLCYFDPYAVKYHSEQPQLLFGDLRVHNAKVNITANDEEGVLKKRLNETAKIKLNHDQNSLGIELISLHFRNANTHNLRYRLLPKETTWRVTSSKDKIATYNLLPAGEYTFEAQASNANNEWSAVKSLKIQIREPWWNTTFAKIFYVFVFLLVLSIGIGILLRFKSLRYKLKLEHLESSRLKELDAARLKLFMNISHEFRTPLTLINGPINVLRNMFENNKDAYEHIDLIQRQSKKMLQLVNQVHEVRKADQNLLKLKIAAFDFTHLITDVKKDFEQLAINSNKKLNLVGETNQLTIRADKGKLEMVINNLLNNAFKFTKESDEITISYSFSGEDLCFSIEDTGFGISKEDQKHVFKRFYQSDEKEVYSVGSGIGLELSKMIIDLHKGKIQVSSEIGKGTKFEITLPVGVVEENAPSQLRLEEVLQEEDHDQKQRIVNENMDLSFITKDGRNKDSLIYYAEDNVDLRSFVSNVLSQHYRVKTFNNGAECIKALEEEWPSLIISDILMPEMNGLEMCRQIKDDLQTSHLPVVLLTSKSSSDEKIEGMSVGADAYLTKPFEMKQLVATIQNILNNRSKIQERLKSEVPLPISKQKISDSDQQFLDGLSKLLQDNLSNENIDLEEFSRELMMSRSQFFRKIKALTDSTPQDIIRSFKLKKAAEFLLDKKNTVNDVVILTGFKNRTHFSKLFKEQYGVTPGKYSASVDTMNKG
- a CDS encoding bifunctional aconitate hydratase 2/2-methylisocitrate dehydratase, which gives rise to MSKYSEYLNEIEERKTQGLHPKPIDDAELLSEVIAQIKDANNEHRDDSLKFFIYNTLPGTTSAAGVKAKFLKEIILGESKVEEISSESAFEQLSHMKGGPSIEVLLDLALGTDAAIADAAAKVLKTQVFLYDADMERLEAAYKADNAVAKDILESYAQAEFFTKLPEVDEEIKIVTFIAGEGDISTDLLSPGADAHSRSDRELHGQCIFEHNKEQQAALSALKEQHPDKRVMLIAEKGTMGVGSSRMSGVNNVALWTGVPGSPYVPFVNIAPIIAGTNGISPIFLTTVGVTGGIGIDLQNWVKQKDANGKVVVDADGEPVLEQAYSVETGTVLTINTKEKKLYNGDQELIDISASLTPQKVEFIKAGGSYAVVFGKKLQSFAAKTLGVTAPVVFAPSKEISHEGQGLTAVEKIFNKNAVGTDLEGRVLHAGSDVRVEVNIVGSQDTTGLMTSQELESMAATVISPIVDGAYQSGCHTASVWDKKAQANIPKLMKFMNDFGLITARDPKGVYHSMTDVIHKVLNDITVSDWDIIIGGDSHTRMSKGVAFGADSGTVALALATGEASMPIPESVKVTFKGSMKSYMDFRDVVHATQQQMLKQFSGDNVFQGRVIEVHIGTLTADQAFTFTDWTAEMKAKASICISEDETLIESLEIAKSRIQIMIEKGMDNEKAVLQGLINKANKRIAEIKSGDKPPLTPDSDAKYFAEVVVDLDEIAEPMIADPDVYNEDVSKRYTHDTIRPLSYYGGDRQVDLGFIGSCMVHKGDMKILAQMLKNIEELHGKVEFKAPLVVAPPTYNIVDELKAEGDWEVLQKYSGFEFDDDAPKGAARTKYEKMLYLERPGCNLCMGNQEKAEPGDTVMATSTRLFQGRVVKDSSEKKGESLLSSTPVVVLSTILGRTPTLEEYERAVKDINLTKFKPSSKLLTSN